One Amphiprion ocellaris isolate individual 3 ecotype Okinawa chromosome 5, ASM2253959v1, whole genome shotgun sequence genomic region harbors:
- the nckap1l gene encoding nck-associated protein 1-like: MDYQQKLAEKLTILNERGNGVLIRMNYIKKLCADPKLRPSILTDKAMEPAIKYINKKFPNIDFRGNIQHLTSIQRQKSEVLTATSSYYDSFMDVIEFRDHVYELLNTIDACQCFFDISVNFDFTKNYLDLIVTYTSVIITLSRIDDKKALVGMFNCAHEMTNGSSDPSYPRLGQMFVEYDHPWRKLTEEFGPHTRSVTTALLSLKMLYPRRNLPAEQWRSAQLLSLLSAPAAMLDPACCDTMACEYLSMEVMERWIIIGFLLCHSSLNSNQASQELWKMALRSGIYLILTRDEVLNIHKVSEDLFDSIKGYSKRVADIKECREHAIVNSGAMHRERRNFLRGALKELFKVLEDEPGLLGPKALFVFMALSFSRDEVLWLVRHSENMPKIKTPEDYIDNQMAELLFHMEKLRGLMRKHIHVVQRYHVQYLAQYDALVLNDTIQNMYVCPEEESVLMTSFVSTLSALSIKQVDNKEEFDFRALRLDWLRLQAYTSVNKAPLPLKDYPDLAKVMNMIQFHTRTVDSLEELLQETSDVSILCFYPRVFEKMFIQSSEEMTMKRYLMAFPSVCSHFGHCGHPLCPEEMDSMEKKSLRLCVTFLEQIAKQTSSVVLEICAEQRNLHDQLLPKHCAETISAARHRKQKKPVQKKGEVQKEKPGAESLRKDRTVATNVDKMHLMLTELCSSYSLCSDFIVFNHIVVPAEFLLSHLETRLSEIIVIMANYNQTTQEIARPSDLLAGIRAYTTNLHSLSSYVNVDVTRLVKSVLLQQTQPLDSRGAQTVTTIYTNWFLESLLRQASNSLIVHCPTMQCFVSQTTDNEPTFRAEEFSDITELQALAELLGPYGLKFLSENLMWHITSQVSELKKMVIENMDILVQMKNNFDKPEEMSNLKKRLTGGENVLKRMTIIGVILSFRSMAQNCLNDILQKHCPYLMGPIECLRDLISPETDIKVTLSVFELASAAGLPCDIDPALVAAIGSMQTDNTSIDEEYKLSRLLLVYIAVSLPTLALDPNSYYSREHGGHNNNIHCLATAINQLAAAMFTIQNQSVEQQLKEFLMLASSALLQLGQNVERVESKNRESVYLLLHMIVEESPFLSQDMLESCFPYVLLRNAYREVYRSFVVTLG, translated from the exons ATGGACTACCAACAGAAACTGGCTGAAAAGCTCACCATCCTCAATGAGAGAGGGAATGGGGTGCTGATACGCATGAACTACATTAAGAAG TTATGTGCAGACCCCAAACTGCGACCCTCCATCCTAACAGACAAAGCTATGGAACCTGCCATCAAGTATATTAACAAGAAATTCCCCAACATCGACTTCAGAGGAAACATT CAACATCTGACCAGCATTCAGCGACAGAAATCTGAAGTGCTTACAGCCACAAGCAGCTACTACGACTCTTTCATGGATGTCATAGAGTTCAGG GACCACGTTTATGAGTTGCTGAACACCATCGATGCCTGTCAGTGCTTCTTTGATATT TCAGTCAACTTTGACTTCACCAAAAATTACCTGGATCTGATCGTCACCTACACGTCAGTTATCATAACGCTGTCTCGCATCGACGACAAGAAGGCTCTGGTGGGAATGTTCAACTGTGCCCATGAGATGACCAATGGGAGCAG TGACCCCTCATACCCACGACTTGGCCAGATGTTTGTGGAGTACGATCATCCCTGGAGGAAGCTCACTGAGGAGTTTGGCCCCCATACAAGG TCTGTGACAACAGCGTTGCTTTCCCTGAAGATGCTCTACCCACGTAGGAACCTTCCAGCGGAGCAGTGGCGGAGCGCCCAGCTCCTCAGCCTGCTCAGTGCTCCAGCTGCCATGCTGGATCCAGCCTGCTGTGACACT ATGGCATGTGAATACCTGTCTATGGAGGTGATGGAGCGATGGATCATTA TCGGCTTTCTGTTGTGCCACAGCAGCCTGAATTCGAACCAGGCTTCCCAGGAGCTGTGGAAGATGGCTCTGCGGAGCGGCATCTACCTCATCCTCACCAGAGACGAAGTCCTCAACATACACAAGGTGTCTGAGGACCTATTCGACAGTATTAAAGG ataTAGCAAGCGAGTCGCAGACATCAAGGAGTGCCGTGAGCATGCTATAGTCAACAG TGGAGCTATgcacagagagaggagaaactTTCTGAGAGGAGCGCTGAAGGAATTATTTAAAGTTCTGGAAGATGAACCTGGGCTCCTGGGACCAAAG GCCCTGTTTGTCTTCATGGCTCTGTCATTTTCTCGTGACGAGGTCCTGTGGCTCGTCAGACACTCTGAGAATATGCCAAAGATAAAGACGCCCGAGGATTACATTGACAA TCAgatggctgagttgctgttccACATGGAGAAATTAAGAGGTCTAATGAGAAAACACATCCACGTAGTTCAGCGCTACCATGTTCAGTACCTGGCACAGTATGATGCTCTGGTCCTCAATGACACCATACAG AACATGTATGTGTGTCCAGAGGAGGAATCAGTCCTGATGACCTCGTTTGTCTCAACCCTGTCTGCCCTCTCAATCAAACAAG TGGACAACAAAGAAGAGTTTGATTTCAGAGCGCTTAGACTCGACTGGTTAAGATTACAG GCCTACACAAGTGTGAATAAGGCCCCTCTCCCACTAAAAGACTATCCTGACTTGGCAAAGGTGATGAACATGATCCAGTTTCACACAAGGACTGTGGACAGTCTGgaagagctgctgcaggagacatCTGATGTGTCCATCCTCTG TTTCTACCCTCGCGTCTTTGAGAAGATGTTCATCCAGAGCAGTGAGGAGATGACTATGAAGCGTTACCTCATGGCCTTCCCGTCCGTCTGTTCTCACTTTGGTCACTGTGGACACCCGCTCTGCCCAGAAGAG ATGGACAGTATGGAGAAGAAGAGTCTACGCCTGTGTGTGACCTTCCTGGAGCAGATAGCCAAGCAGACCAGCAGTGTTGTGTTAGAGATATGTGCCGAGCAGCGCAACCTCCATGACCAG CTGCTGCCCAAGCACTGTGCTGAGACCATCAGTGCAGCTCGGCACCGAAAGCAGAAGAAGCCCGTGCAGAAAAAAGGAGAGGTCCAGAAAGAGAAGCCAGGCGCTGAGAGTTTGAGGAAAGACCGGACAGTCGCGACGAA TGTGGACAAGATGCATCTGATGCTGACAGAGCTCTGCTCCTCCTACAGTCTCTGCAGTGACTTTATTGTCTTCAACCACATCGTTGTTCCCGCAGAGTTCCTCCTTTCTCATCTGGAGACACGCCTCTCTGA GATCATCGTGATAATGGCAAATTACAACCAGACCACCCAGGAGATAGCCCGCCCCTCTGACCTCCTGGCAGGGATAAGGGCCTATACAACCAATCTGCACAGCCTCTCCAGCTACGTCAATGTGGACGTCACCCGGCTGGTGAAGAGTGTCCTGCTGCAGCAAACGCAGCCGCTGGACTCCCGCGGAGCCCAGACTGTCACCACAATCTACACAAACTG GTTCCTGGAAAGTCTTCTGCGTCAAGCGAGCAACTCCCTCATCGTCCACTGTCCCACAATGCAGTGCTTTGTCAGCCAGACTACTGACAATGAACCAACTTTCAGAGCAGAGGAGTTCTCAGATATTACAG AGTTACAGGCTTTGGCAGAGCTGCTGGGTCCATATGGCCTGAAGTTTCTGAGTGAGAACCTCATGTGGCACATCACCTCTCAAGTCAGCGAGCTGAAG AAAATGGTGATTGAGAACATGGACATCCTGGTGCAGATGAAGAACAACTTTGATAAGCCCGAGGAAATGTCCAATCTGAAAAAGAGGCTGACAG GTGGAGAGAACGTGCTGAAGAGGATGACCATCATCGGGGTGATCCTGTCCTTCAGATCAATGGCACAGAACTGTCTGAACGAT ATCCTGCAAAAGCATTGTCCCTACCTGATGGGGCCCATCGAGTGCCTGAGAGACCTCATCTCTCCTGAAACTGACATTAAG GTGACTCTGAGCGTTTTTGAGCTGGCGTCTGCTGCAGGCCTGCCGTGCGATATCGATCCTGCCCTCGTTGCAGCTATTGGCAGCATGCAGACAG ACAACACATCCATTGATGAGGAGTACAAGTTGTCCCGTTTGTTGCTTGTCTACATCGCCGTGTCCCTGCCTACCTTGGCCCTGGACCCCAACTCGTACTACAGCCGAGAGCATGGAG gtcacaacaacaacatccacTGCTTAGCGACGGCCATCAACCAGCTGGCTGCTGCCATGTTCACCATTCAGAACCAGAGCGTAGAGCAGCAGCTCAAAGAGTTTCTCATG CTGGCCTCCTCCGCTCTGCTTCAGTTGGGACAAAATGTAGAAAGAGTGGAGAGCAAAAACCGCGAGTCCGTCTACCTGCTCCTACACATG ATTGTGGAGGAGTCTCCGTTCTTGAGCCAAGACATGCTGGAGAGCTGCTTCCCGTATGTTCTCCTCCGAAACGCCTACAGGGAAGTGTACAGGTCCTTCGTTGTCACTCTGGGCTGA